A window from Leptothermofonsia sichuanensis E412 encodes these proteins:
- a CDS encoding thiol-disulfide oxidoreductase DCC family protein: MNPRSPEQTTPAPSAASSLPTWQIKLLYDGECPLCMREVNFLRKRDAGRGFVEFVDIAQDDYNPESNGGVDFETAMGRIHAVLPDGTVVKNVEVFRRVYEILGMGWIYAVTRVPVIGGMADWLYGIWADWRLRLTGRPDLATIAAARQQRLECTTEYTSEDNPEERCRLLKQDGARR, encoded by the coding sequence ATGAATCCGCGATCGCCAGAACAAACCACTCCCGCTCCTTCCGCTGCTTCTTCCCTCCCCACCTGGCAGATCAAACTCCTGTATGACGGGGAATGCCCCCTCTGTATGCGAGAGGTCAACTTTTTGAGGAAGCGCGACGCAGGCAGAGGATTCGTTGAATTTGTAGACATTGCTCAGGATGACTACAACCCCGAAAGCAACGGTGGGGTTGATTTTGAAACGGCAATGGGGCGCATTCATGCAGTGCTGCCCGATGGCACGGTGGTTAAAAACGTGGAAGTGTTTCGGCGCGTGTACGAAATCCTGGGCATGGGCTGGATCTATGCCGTGACCAGGGTGCCGGTCATTGGTGGGATGGCCGACTGGTTATATGGAATTTGGGCAGACTGGCGCTTACGCCTGACCGGACGCCCCGACCTGGCAACGATCGCCGCCGCCCGTCAGCAGCGGCTCGAATGCACCACTGAGTACACCTCTGAGGACAACCCTGAAGAGCGCTGTCGTCTCTTGAAACAGGATGGGGCGAGGAGATGA
- a CDS encoding cryptochrome/photolyase family protein gives MTVGVWVLGDQLWTGQSALQSCAGEPANTPVILIESLSHGQAMPYHLQKLVLVWSAMRHFAEELRQANWQVSYYPAAETFQAPLTEWVTQQGITELRVMAPSDRPFAQLIQALDLPCQVRLLPNNCFLWSREDFRAWAVSHKRLLMEDFYRESRRRFQVLMDGNQPLGGRWNFDQENRKPPKGGLKTPQALWFEPDAITQDIIDWIKRSDRFQRHRQYWQIEPFRWAVTRQQALQVLDFFIHTRLPGFGPYQDAMVTGEMTLWHSMISPYLNLSLLHPLEVVQAAGQAYLENQNDWNLSSVEGFIRQVMGWREYMHGVYHLTDEDYPQRNWFDHTHSLPEFFWTGETDMNCLYQILTQVKQTGYAHHIQRLMVLSNFALIAGLSPQAIESWFHAAFIDAYDWVMQTNVIGMGLFADGGVLASKPYAASANYINRMSDYCHQCRYSARDRTGDNACPFNFFYWDFLDRHREKLSSQGRMGFILKNLDKISPAERQAMGQQAAEWHSRALGVEG, from the coding sequence ATGACCGTTGGGGTTTGGGTATTAGGCGATCAGCTATGGACAGGACAGTCCGCCTTGCAGAGCTGTGCAGGTGAACCGGCAAACACGCCTGTGATTCTGATTGAATCGCTGAGCCACGGGCAGGCGATGCCCTATCACCTGCAAAAGCTGGTGCTTGTCTGGTCTGCCATGCGTCACTTTGCTGAGGAACTGCGGCAGGCAAACTGGCAGGTCAGCTACTACCCTGCGGCTGAAACCTTTCAGGCCCCTCTGACAGAGTGGGTTACGCAGCAGGGGATTACTGAATTGCGGGTGATGGCTCCCAGCGATCGCCCCTTTGCCCAATTGATTCAAGCCCTGGATCTGCCCTGCCAGGTCAGGTTGCTTCCCAACAATTGCTTCCTCTGGAGTAGGGAAGACTTCAGGGCGTGGGCAGTTTCCCATAAGCGCCTGCTGATGGAAGACTTTTACCGGGAAAGCCGTCGCCGGTTTCAGGTCTTAATGGATGGGAACCAGCCCCTTGGTGGGCGCTGGAATTTTGATCAGGAAAACCGCAAACCGCCTAAGGGAGGCTTAAAAACCCCGCAAGCCTTATGGTTTGAACCGGATGCCATCACGCAAGACATCATTGATTGGATTAAACGCAGCGATCGCTTCCAGCGACACCGGCAATACTGGCAAATTGAACCGTTTCGGTGGGCAGTGACCCGCCAGCAGGCCCTTCAGGTGCTTGATTTTTTCATTCACACGCGCCTGCCTGGTTTTGGTCCCTACCAGGATGCGATGGTCACAGGAGAAATGACCCTGTGGCACAGTATGATTTCTCCCTACCTTAATTTAAGCCTGTTGCATCCCTTAGAAGTGGTACAAGCTGCCGGACAAGCTTATCTGGAGAATCAGAATGACTGGAATCTGAGCAGTGTTGAGGGCTTTATTCGTCAGGTGATGGGCTGGCGAGAATATATGCATGGGGTCTACCATCTTACCGACGAAGACTATCCCCAGCGCAACTGGTTTGACCACACCCACTCCCTGCCCGAATTCTTCTGGACGGGAGAAACGGACATGAACTGCCTGTATCAGATCCTGACCCAGGTTAAACAAACGGGCTATGCCCATCACATTCAGCGTCTCATGGTGCTGAGTAACTTTGCTCTGATTGCAGGACTGTCTCCCCAGGCCATCGAGTCCTGGTTCCATGCCGCCTTCATCGATGCCTATGACTGGGTCATGCAGACGAATGTGATTGGGATGGGACTGTTTGCCGATGGGGGTGTCCTGGCATCCAAACCCTATGCCGCTTCCGCCAACTACATCAACCGCATGAGTGATTATTGTCACCAGTGTCGCTACAGTGCCCGCGATCGCACGGGTGACAACGCCTGTCCCTTCAACTTCTTCTACTGGGATTTCCTTGATCGCCACCGGGAAAAACTCAGTTCCCAGGGACGCATGGGCTTCATTCTGAAAAATTTGGATAAAATATCTCCGGCAGAACGACAGGCGATGGGCCAGCAGGCAGCAGAGTGGCATTCCAGGGCGTTGGGCGTTGAGGGTTGA
- a CDS encoding DUF2811 domain-containing protein translates to MNTTVSILAEIPEELHMALTRYLETHPDWDQDRVFAAAVSLFLLQNGECERQAARVYLDSVFKQAV, encoded by the coding sequence ATGAATACGACCGTCAGCATCCTGGCAGAGATTCCAGAAGAACTCCATATGGCACTCACACGCTATCTCGAAACTCACCCTGATTGGGATCAGGATCGGGTGTTTGCCGCTGCGGTGTCCCTCTTTTTGTTGCAGAATGGAGAGTGCGAACGTCAGGCTGCACGGGTTTACCTTGACTCTGTGTTTAAGCAGGCTGTCTAA
- the hemJ gene encoding protoporphyrinogen oxidase HemJ, which produces MAYYWYKAFHIVGFVTWFAGLFYLVRLFVYHAEANDKPEPARSILKAQYELMEKRLYSIITTPGMLLTIAMAIGLISTQSELLKQPWLHVKIGLVVLLIGYHHYCKRIMKQLAAGECKITAQQFRWLNEAPTIFLVVIVMLAIFKNNLPTDLTSYVVVGMVVAFAASIQLYARKRRLDKERAEADDLASAAGS; this is translated from the coding sequence ATGGCTTATTACTGGTATAAAGCATTTCACATTGTTGGGTTTGTCACCTGGTTTGCCGGGCTGTTCTATCTGGTGCGGCTGTTTGTCTATCATGCGGAGGCAAATGACAAACCAGAGCCTGCCCGCAGTATTTTGAAAGCGCAGTATGAGCTGATGGAAAAACGCCTGTACAGCATCATCACCACACCGGGGATGTTGTTGACCATCGCAATGGCGATCGGGCTGATTTCCACCCAATCAGAGCTTCTCAAACAACCCTGGTTACACGTCAAAATTGGGCTGGTGGTATTGCTGATTGGCTATCACCACTACTGCAAGCGAATTATGAAACAGCTTGCAGCCGGAGAGTGCAAAATTACGGCACAGCAGTTCCGCTGGTTGAATGAAGCACCCACCATTTTCCTGGTTGTGATTGTAATGCTGGCAATTTTCAAGAACAATTTGCCGACCGATCTAACGAGCTATGTGGTGGTGGGTATGGTGGTTGCCTTCGCTGCCAGCATTCAGCTCTATGCCCGCAAGCGACGTTTAGATAAGGAACGGGCAGAAGCCGATGACCTGGCAAGTGCCGCTGGTTCATGA
- a CDS encoding alpha/beta hydrolase, producing MDTIAASAPAPAITQFELYPIQTPQSKESASNSPSVLGYFVKSTAPINVDEESSLKPLSEDKGTAIEIQAIARYLVAAKNPEIITSIHGYGTQRSDAEARYQKIYDYAQTICSPDTTVFLGYLWPSEKPTGDPSIPGNTFQDKRKQAFQALPIFPSKIFRLALLLVLVAAPLMIVTASHNGLLGNGLLTLVVVGSSIAFATLLSLILLRLSAYFRDNYRATNFGVPDLVELFRQIDQAVIEADKTGEFNPGCGNPCKRKVKLTFIGHSMGGFVVTNAIRILSDVFDQLSIEKRPPSNIGRIFCLSRLILVAPDIPVEAIIPRRANFLRSALRRCEEAYVFTNEADLALRLASTAANYISFPSKKRSSGYRLGNVTVARFSGAGDRRKSQLKDENYGIVNREHETFGSPYHYLEIRASGEEHQKLSEIRAFQQIEKENTDDLKNAPISDLFTYFDCTDYIDYQGSLMQPQHQGEPRGVVSYATRKPALDLWDYIKVGFAYFFGGERSINVHGGFFDGIFSQKLIYNLAFMGFQKTIKSLSGQEDFKDTPFDELPLDAKHTLLDQWSEQCREKGIQVVLAPVRYRKDILGQ from the coding sequence ATGGATACGATCGCCGCGTCTGCCCCCGCCCCTGCGATTACCCAGTTTGAACTGTACCCCATCCAGACTCCCCAATCCAAGGAGTCTGCATCCAATTCTCCCTCAGTTCTTGGTTACTTTGTCAAAAGCACGGCTCCCATCAACGTCGATGAAGAGTCTTCCCTGAAGCCCCTATCTGAGGATAAAGGGACGGCTATAGAAATTCAGGCGATTGCCCGGTATCTGGTAGCAGCCAAGAACCCCGAAATCATTACCTCGATTCATGGGTATGGGACACAGCGATCGGACGCTGAAGCCCGGTATCAAAAAATCTATGATTATGCCCAGACGATTTGTTCGCCGGATACAACGGTTTTTCTGGGGTATCTCTGGCCCTCTGAAAAGCCGACTGGCGATCCATCCATTCCTGGTAATACATTCCAGGACAAACGGAAACAGGCTTTTCAAGCGTTACCCATTTTCCCTTCCAAAATCTTCAGGCTGGCGCTGTTGCTGGTTCTGGTAGCGGCTCCTCTGATGATTGTTACGGCATCCCACAATGGGCTGTTGGGGAATGGGCTATTGACCCTGGTAGTGGTCGGGTCTTCCATAGCTTTTGCAACATTGCTGAGTCTGATCCTGCTGCGACTGTCAGCTTACTTCAGGGACAATTATCGGGCCACTAATTTTGGGGTTCCTGATCTGGTCGAGTTATTCCGGCAAATCGACCAGGCTGTGATTGAGGCCGATAAAACTGGCGAATTTAATCCAGGTTGTGGTAATCCCTGCAAACGCAAAGTCAAGCTCACCTTTATTGGTCACAGTATGGGTGGGTTTGTGGTAACCAACGCCATCCGGATTCTGTCTGATGTTTTTGACCAGCTTTCGATTGAAAAAAGACCCCCTTCCAACATTGGGCGCATCTTTTGCCTGTCCCGTTTAATTCTGGTGGCTCCCGATATTCCGGTAGAAGCCATCATCCCCAGACGAGCCAATTTTCTGCGCTCCGCTCTGCGTCGGTGTGAGGAAGCCTATGTGTTCACCAATGAGGCAGATTTGGCCCTGCGTCTGGCATCCACCGCTGCCAATTACATTAGCTTTCCCAGTAAAAAACGTTCCAGCGGGTATCGGTTGGGAAATGTGACGGTTGCCCGGTTCAGTGGGGCAGGCGATCGCAGAAAATCCCAATTAAAAGATGAAAACTATGGCATCGTGAACCGTGAACACGAAACCTTTGGCTCTCCTTACCACTATTTAGAAATTCGGGCATCGGGGGAAGAGCACCAGAAACTCAGTGAGATTCGAGCTTTTCAACAGATTGAAAAGGAAAACACGGACGACCTAAAAAATGCTCCGATTTCAGATCTATTTACCTATTTTGATTGCACAGATTATATCGACTACCAGGGCAGCCTGATGCAGCCCCAACACCAGGGCGAACCCAGAGGAGTTGTCAGCTATGCGACCCGTAAACCAGCCCTCGACTTATGGGACTACATTAAGGTCGGCTTCGCCTACTTTTTTGGGGGGGAGCGGTCAATTAACGTTCACGGGGGCTTTTTTGATGGCATTTTCTCGCAAAAGCTCATATACAACCTGGCTTTTATGGGGTTTCAAAAAACGATTAAATCCCTGTCTGGACAGGAAGACTTCAAGGATACCCCGTTTGATGAATTACCCCTGGACGCCAAACACACGTTGCTGGATCAATGGTCGGAGCAGTGCCGTGAAAAGGGAATTCAAGTTGTCCTGGCACCCGTTCGCTATCGAAAAGATATCCTGGGGCAATAA
- the tatC gene encoding twin-arginine translocase subunit TatC, translated as MTASPELDAKSEQESGADSADSTANDGVVTSSSAVVDEDDLLDDVEMSLFDHLEELRQRIFYALIAVGVGIVGCFTVVKHIVQLLEVPAGPVKFLQLSPGEYFFVSLKVAAYSGILVASPVILYQIIAFVLPGLTRKERRLLGPIVFGSSFLFVAGLFFAYVALIPAALNFFISYGADVVEQLWSIDRYFEFVLLLMFSTGLAFQVPIIQALLGLLGIVSSKQMLAGWRLVLLGAAVVGAVLTPSTDPLTQSLLGGAIVTLYFSGIGLVKLLGK; from the coding sequence ATGACCGCATCCCCAGAACTAGACGCTAAATCTGAACAGGAGTCGGGGGCTGACTCAGCCGATTCGACCGCGAATGATGGGGTGGTGACTTCCTCATCGGCGGTGGTTGACGAGGATGACCTGCTCGATGATGTGGAAATGTCCCTGTTTGACCACCTGGAAGAACTGCGCCAGCGGATTTTCTATGCCCTGATTGCGGTTGGGGTTGGAATTGTTGGCTGTTTCACGGTTGTTAAACATATCGTCCAACTGCTGGAAGTTCCGGCGGGTCCGGTGAAGTTTCTTCAGCTTTCACCCGGCGAATATTTCTTTGTATCCCTGAAGGTGGCGGCATATAGTGGCATCCTGGTTGCCAGCCCGGTCATTCTGTACCAGATTATTGCGTTTGTGCTTCCGGGACTGACCCGCAAAGAACGCCGGCTATTGGGACCCATCGTATTTGGTTCCAGTTTTCTGTTTGTGGCTGGCTTGTTTTTTGCTTACGTGGCGTTGATTCCAGCCGCTCTCAACTTCTTCATCTCCTACGGGGCAGATGTGGTTGAGCAACTGTGGTCGATTGATCGCTACTTTGAATTTGTCCTGTTGCTGATGTTCAGTACAGGGCTGGCGTTTCAGGTGCCCATTATTCAGGCATTGCTGGGGTTACTGGGGATTGTCTCCTCCAAGCAAATGCTGGCGGGCTGGCGTCTGGTGCTCTTGGGTGCCGCCGTCGTTGGGGCGGTGCTGACGCCCTCTACGGATCCGCTGACCCAGAGTTTGCTGGGGGGGGCGATCGTCACCCTTTACTTTAGTGGTATCGGGCTGGTAAAACTCCTGGGGAAATAA
- a CDS encoding serine/threonine protein kinase encodes MSVLIGTRLQGGKYTLDQELGRGGFGITFKATHHLLDQVVVIKTPNEAYQHDPSYGDYQRKFQDEARRLALCVHPNIVRVSDFFLEDGRAYMVMDYIPGPTLEEVVFPHHPLPEPTALHYIRQIASALKVVHRNGLLHRDIKPQNIILRQGTDQVVLIDFGIAREFTPGSTQTHTNLISSGYAPIEQYIAKEKRTPATDVYGLAGTLYSLLTAEVPVASILRDRQPMPEPRQLRPELSPAVNQAILRGMAIEVRHRPASIDEWLALLPDGATARSTPLSTTRPPSPPPPSTAATLPIAPQQPASWKNKPDLDPTVNPPTMASIARPGSERTNPLPILLGLSVLTLAGVTLASFWFRSMQPPAAIVEDVSPSPSPSPPPIAESPKPKPSPSPSPTVSPSPEPSPPVVEETPPTEAPQPTEPDPTPDATRIRGFATGTPENEIKASLGEPTQEGKGFWRNTRTALYEVVPNAVTLAYIYDISSGKVRQTEASFAQSVDLMQMKVALNGMMGGSAPGEAINELQRVYQRQANEYSFSRGNLKGVIQRNDKDRIYVAVWERDLHD; translated from the coding sequence ATGAGTGTATTAATTGGTACAAGGCTTCAGGGTGGAAAGTACACCCTGGATCAGGAATTGGGACGGGGCGGCTTTGGGATTACGTTCAAGGCAACCCACCATCTGCTGGATCAGGTGGTGGTGATTAAAACCCCAAATGAAGCCTATCAGCACGACCCCAGCTACGGAGATTATCAACGCAAGTTTCAGGATGAAGCCCGTCGCCTGGCCTTGTGTGTGCATCCCAATATTGTGCGGGTGAGTGACTTCTTCCTGGAAGACGGTCGGGCCTATATGGTGATGGACTACATTCCCGGTCCCACCCTGGAGGAGGTCGTGTTTCCCCATCATCCCCTGCCAGAGCCCACGGCGCTTCACTACATCCGGCAGATTGCCAGTGCCCTGAAGGTGGTTCACCGGAATGGCTTGCTTCACCGCGATATCAAACCCCAGAACATCATCCTGCGCCAGGGTACCGATCAGGTTGTGCTGATTGACTTTGGGATTGCCCGCGAGTTTACCCCCGGTTCAACCCAGACCCACACCAACCTGATTTCCTCTGGCTATGCACCAATTGAGCAATATATCGCCAAGGAGAAGCGCACTCCAGCAACGGATGTCTATGGACTGGCGGGCACCCTTTACAGTCTGTTGACGGCTGAAGTTCCTGTGGCCTCTATCTTGCGCGATCGCCAGCCGATGCCGGAACCGCGCCAGCTACGACCGGAACTGAGTCCCGCTGTCAATCAGGCCATCCTTCGGGGAATGGCGATCGAAGTCCGCCATCGCCCCGCCAGTATCGATGAATGGCTGGCGCTCCTGCCGGATGGTGCCACTGCCCGCAGCACCCCCCTCTCCACCACGCGCCCGCCCAGCCCTCCCCCACCCTCCACCGCTGCAACGCTCCCCATTGCCCCCCAACAACCCGCCTCCTGGAAAAACAAGCCAGATCTCGACCCGACGGTGAATCCGCCAACGATGGCTTCCATTGCCCGGCCAGGTTCAGAGAGAACCAATCCCCTCCCGATCCTGTTGGGGTTATCTGTTCTGACCCTGGCAGGCGTGACCCTGGCATCCTTCTGGTTCCGCTCGATGCAACCACCAGCGGCGATCGTAGAGGACGTGTCTCCCTCTCCCTCTCCCTCCCCTCCCCCCATTGCCGAGTCTCCCAAACCCAAACCCAGCCCCAGCCCTTCTCCCACGGTCAGTCCTTCCCCTGAACCCAGCCCCCCCGTAGTGGAAGAAACACCGCCCACCGAAGCCCCCCAACCCACTGAGCCAGACCCAACTCCAGATGCCACGCGCATTCGAGGGTTTGCCACGGGCACTCCGGAGAACGAGATCAAAGCCTCCCTGGGAGAACCCACCCAGGAAGGAAAGGGATTCTGGCGGAATACCCGCACGGCCCTGTATGAAGTGGTTCCCAATGCCGTCACCCTGGCTTATATCTATGACATCTCCAGCGGCAAGGTGCGCCAGACAGAAGCTTCCTTTGCCCAGTCTGTAGACCTGATGCAGATGAAGGTTGCCCTCAATGGCATGATGGGCGGCAGTGCGCCGGGTGAGGCGATCAATGAGCTACAGCGGGTCTATCAGCGGCAGGCCAATGAATACAGCTTTTCCAGGGGGAATTTAAAGGGGGTGATTCAGCGGAATGACAAAGACCGAATCTATGTTGCTGTCTGGGAGCGGGATTTGCATGATTAA